GCCACCAATCTTAGCAAGTTCTTTGATTGGTTTTAGTGTTACTGCGTCCCAAAGCCGAAGATGAACATTGTAGATTGTTTCTCCATTTATATCTTCACCATAAGAACGTCCGCCTGTAGCAAAGTATCTGCCGTCATTTGAAATTGATACTTTTTGAAACACTTCAGTTGGAAAACCTGCACCAAAATTTTGAAAACTTTCATCTTCAATATTATATATTGATAATGAAGCGTTTGGATGTCCTCGGTCAAATGTTGTGATTAACAATCTCTTACTATCAGGGAAGAAATCAAGATTATCACCAATATTTTTAAGTTTCCTGTAAACTTCACCTGTTTCGTAATCCGAAATAAAAATTAGAACACTATCACCTCCTCCTGCATAAATAGCAGCAAAGTATTTCCCATCTGAAGATTGTGAAACACTCAGAATTGTTGTAAACCCATAATGTACAGGAAAAGCACGTATCTGTTGTCCTGTATTTCCATCAATTTCAAAAAACTCACAATTCCTATTGGCAATAATATTACCATTCGGATGGATTACAAAACCTGAATAACCGAGTGGGTCTGTCGTCTGCCAAAGCAGATTAGGGTCTTCCTGTGCAGAAAGAGAGTGAGTGCCGATTAACAGCACAGCGATTAAAAATAAATACCGTTTCATAAGGTAATCTCCAATAATTAATACTAAAAGTATTATTAAAACTGTTGTAGCATCGTTGTAATAATATTTGTAATCAGTTTTCTTTCAATTGGTTTACTATTGGCGATTAGTAGTGTCAATGCAGCAAGAAGATTATTATCAAGATTAACTTTGCTTAATCGCTCATTTTTACTAAGAAAATACAAAAATATTGAAGCAGCAATCCTCTTATTTCCGTCCACAAATGAGTGATTTTTAACTATAAAATACAATAAGTTTACTGCTTTTTCAAGTATAGAAGGGTACAAATCGTTACCATTGAAAGTCTGATAAATTGCAGAAATTGAACTTTTCATTGATTCATCTTTTTCTAATCCAAAAAGTTGAGTATCAAAATTTACTTTTCGCATTTCTTCGATGATTTTGATAACTTCTTCATATTCTATTTTATAACATGTTTCATTCTCGTGTGCAAAATTATTCAATTTCTGATTATCGTAACTATCAAGAATAAATAAAGCAGATGAATATTTATCAAGAATTCTCATAAAATCGGTCTTGATTTCATCATCAATCATATCAGACAAATTATTTTCACTTATGAATTTGATAACTTGTTTTAATTCAACAAGCATTGAACGTTCTTTCCTGATGGAATTTTCGTTGATAGCAAATCCTTTAATTAAATAGTTCTTTAAAACATTATTTGCCCAAATTCTGAATTGTGTACCCTCTTTGGAATTGACCCGATAACCAACTGAAATAATCACATCAAGATTATAAAACTCTATTATTCTTTCAATTTTTCTTGAACCCTCAGTTTGAACTGTTGCAAATTTTGCAACAGTTGAGTTCATATCAAGCTCCCCGGTCTTAAATATATTTCGAATATGCCTTGATATAGAGGATTTATCTCGTCCAAACAGTGCCGAAATTTGATTTAATGAAAGCCATAGTGTATCATCAAGCAACTTTACTTCCACTTGTAATTTACTTTCGCTATTTTGATAAATAACAATTTCACCTTTAGTGTTCAAATTTACCTCAAATATTATTTGCAGAAATATAAAACCAAATAAATTTGTCAAAAATTCTTATAAAATTTTACATTTCAAAAATACTTTTTCAAAAATAACATTCTTTTCAATAATAGTAACACATGAAAATGAAAAAAATCTCAAAATATTTTTTTGTCTTGTTCTGAAATACACTTTTCTGAAACCCTCAATATTATTTCAATAAATTTTGACAAATTATTTGTAATGTTTATTTAAAAATAATTTAAAATAAATTCATTTCTATTAAACCTTAATAATATTACTTTCGCATTGTGATTTATTTACAGATTAAAAAGGAATTGCAATGTATTTAGAAATATTCAGAGCAGGTAATCATACTGACTCAAATGGAATTACCGGCGAATATACATCTCAAAATTTGGATATAATTGTCCAAAATTATCAAACCCGAATTAGCGAAAATCCGAATTCAGAAGCACCTGTTGTTATAGGTCATCCTGAAAATGCGGACGAAGCCAAAGGTTGGGTTAAACGTCTATTCAGGCGCGGAAACACTCTTCTTGCTGACATTTCAATAACAGATGAAGAATTTCAGAAATCTTTGGAATCAGAAAAATTCAGGAATGTATCGATTGCTCTTGATTCTGCATTGAATTTTCTGCATTTAGGATTTTTGGGTGCTGCTCAGCCGGCAGTTGAAGGACTTAATCCAATGAAATACTCAGCTGTAAGCAATTTCAGTAAATTAGATGATTCAGCTTGGTTATCAGGTAATATCAAAGCTGATAACGAAATTCTGAATTCCCTCAAAGAGCAAAATGATACACTAAGAAAGAAGGTTGATGATTATGAAAACAAGCTTAGAGAAATTGAGAATAACTTTCTTATTGATTCAACATTCAGCAAGGTAGGATTATCTAAAATAGCAGGTGAATATAGAAAACCTCTTTTGCATTTGCTAGAAATTTTGCAGAAGAGTGTTCGCAACTCAGGGGTTGAAAATATAAATACTCCGGATTCAGAGGAATTTATTAATGAATTTGCACAAATCACCAAATCACTGATTTATAGTCAATTACTCACGAAATCAGAAAATTTTCAGTTAACGGAACAGAGATTGATACCTGAACGAAATTCAATACATATCAAAGCATTAGGCATACTCAGAGAAAACCCCGAACTAAGCTACGAAGACGCATTGCTATTAGCTTATTAGTACTATTTATTTAATAATTTAAAATTTAAGGAAAATTATGGCAACATCAAGAATTGATGATTTGCGATTGGTTGACCCAGTCCTGACCACTATCGCTCAGGGTTATGAAAATCCTGCATTCATAGCGGAAATATTATTTCCAACTGTAACAGTATCCAAACTTAAAGG
This window of the Ignavibacteriota bacterium genome carries:
- a CDS encoding virulence protein RhuM/Fic/DOC family protein translates to MNTKGEIVIYQNSESKLQVEVKLLDDTLWLSLNQISALFGRDKSSISRHIRNIFKTGELDMNSTVAKFATVQTEGSRKIERIIEFYNLDVIISVGYRVNSKEGTQFRIWANNVLKNYLIKGFAINENSIRKERSMLVELKQVIKFISENNLSDMIDDEIKTDFMRILDKYSSALFILDSYDNQKLNNFAHENETCYKIEYEEVIKIIEEMRKVNFDTQLFGLEKDESMKSSISAIYQTFNGNDLYPSILEKAVNLLYFIVKNHSFVDGNKRIAASIFLYFLSKNERLSKVNLDNNLLAALTLLIANSKPIERKLITNIITTMLQQF
- a CDS encoding T9SS type A sorting domain-containing protein, with product MKRYLFLIAVLLIGTHSLSAQEDPNLLWQTTDPLGYSGFVIHPNGNIIANRNCEFFEIDGNTGQQIRAFPVHYGFTTILSVSQSSDGKYFAAIYAGGGDSVLIFISDYETGEVYRKLKNIGDNLDFFPDSKRLLITTFDRGHPNASLSIYNIEDESFQNFGAGFPTEVFQKVSISNDGRYFATGGRSYGEDINGETIYNVHLRLWDAVTLKPIKELAKIGGNFEVRSIKFSPDGKYVGFHIPFSGTYIYNLQNFSLQINYYIHNLEYPPSASCFLPNDLFVMTSLANSENGIKRYNVIKDLKNDMTKYRYFGKVSSGLPPYSLLEFNSYNNSLVLTGGHLFAFDLNKMLTTLVDESPIKSVTVYYTKDTLILTGLNSISGQINITISDVSGRVVKKLDSPVSNTEIIIPLKLPNGTYLIHIQDGNQEFTSKFLVME